The segment ACCTTTTTttgaaatgatttatttttttattttttttgtgtctcctcATCACGGCCTCCAGAGCAAAGTGTGCGTGGCAACAAAAGCCGAGCCTTTCTCGGAAAATGCCCCAAAGTGAATCATGATGGGCATGAGTGGCCTTTGAAgtcaagaagagaaagaggcatTGAGGAgaaagggtggagggggggaaaagcagaagaaaaaactgTCCACCCTCACTTTCCCTCCTTTTTCcagtctctttgtgtcctctgtgaaCTTGCTCTCCTTGGATGAGACACAAAAGGCTCCTGAGGAGAAAAGGGCCCCTCAGAATCACCACGACCGCCACACACAGATCCTTTCACTGGAGCCGGCCGTTggagcccagtgtgtgtgtgtgtgtgtgtgtgtgtgtgtgtgtgtggacccccACCGCATGTAATCTATGGCTTCTCCTTCCCACATTAAACCAAAAAGGAATGTGACCACTGAACATAGCTGAAGGCCATTGATCTGGAAGACAGCAAGTGTTCATAGGAAATGCACatcatgcacaaaaaaaagacacaatcaTTTCTAAATGAACTGAAAAGTTGGTTACAAATAATACACTTTGAATTACAGGAAATGTATGAAGTATATGTATTATAGTTTAGAATGGAATATTTTGTTTATGTATGATAGCGCATAGATTTCCACTTTTTCGTGGTGTTTATTATTAGATGATATATATTCAGGTAGAGACAGGGCGGGGCTTAGAGAAGGTTCAATTGGGGGCATCGACATTCCTGCTAGTTGGCTCCACCCCCTCCCATGTGACAGTATTGCGCGCAGGTGTGAGGCGCCACACACCAGGAGCCGTTTTCCTCATTATGGGAATATGAAAGGCGATCGGAgagttcattttttttgtcggattttttcttttctgtattttttcttttcttttttgtttgtaaaacgTCAGTTTAGGGAAATTAACAATTCTATAAGCTGACCTAAATGGCTGTACTGGCCTAACACCCTTCCGCCAAGTTCCATGAAAATTGGGGAAGTTGTTTCCCCACAATCATGCTGACAAACAAACCCACAACCAAACACAAACCTCCTTGGCGGAGGTTATACATTTTGGGTTATAAAATGAGATGGAGATTATTGGCGCCGCAAAAGAAAATGCATCTGAAAACACCTCACCATCCTTTCACTTCTGAGCTACTCATCAACGAGCTTAAACCTGGACTTTAGCTGAGGCACAGCAAGGTGTGGCACACCTACTTCCACGAAAAGAACAATGAGCACAAGTCCCTGACACTGTGGTATTATTTGTTTGCTGAATCCTCCGAGGACCGGGGACGAGGGAAATGAGTACGTTCCTACAGACTCTTGAGAAAACTTCCTAGTTCACTTCCTTGGCTGTGACCTTCTGCTCGTTCAATCCCACCCACAATGACCCAGCATGGGAatgccaggaggaggaggaggaggaggaggagggattgAGGCCGGCAACAGCATTCCACGGCTTAGACTCCAGGCAGGTCGGCAGAAACAAAAGCACGGCGAAGACAAGGGGAGGCGAAGGCCTGAAAGAccggggagggaggagaaaggggagacgACGGGTTAAGAGATGGGACGAGGCTAGAGAGAAGCAGGGAGGAAGAGCGTCTTCGAAAGTGGGGAAGAGGAGGTATAtgcatgagagagaaagaagggagggaggcTTGTAGGCTGGAGTCCACTCCTCTTCCCATGGTCCCTGCAGACGCAGAACCTCCACCGGGTCCCGTTCTCACACAGCACTGCCCTCAAACATCCGTCACATCCCATTACTGCTGACGCACGGCTCCCAAAGAGAACTAGACGGGCATGATGGAATCGGGGTCAAAGTGAATTTGAAGGAACGTGATGAGGGCCATTAGGTTATGGGGTGTCTCGTAGAGAGCAGACCTTTTCTGTCTCTGCGTCCGAGCGGCACCTCACATTTGGGGGCCGTGAAGAAGAAAAGTGGTCGAAATTATCTTTTTAACGTTTTCAACAAGCCTGTTTTTGGAGAAGATGTGAAGCTTGACTATACGCCATAGAAAAGTACAGATAATGCATGAAGAAATGCTAAAAATGGCACAGCAGAAATGTGTGGTTATGGAAAACAGACATAGTTTGTTCCTGTTTTCTCTGGcgccaaaaagaagaaaataaaaagatattcaaGGAGGAAAAAGCTGTTGACAAGCTTGTTAGCTCAGTTGCTAATGGGGCAATAAATTCAGAGTTTGGAACTGTGTGCaaactcttcttctgtggtggagCGGTGTATACTCCGACAATATACTATATACTCCGACAATGAAAGCTAATGGTGCAACTAAGCCAATAAACTACGATAGCTTACTCTGTTTGGGACTCAACGGTCGGCCACGTCAAGCAGGTGCAAATagaagtttgactttgatgtgACACATTTCCATGGATGTCATTTGACCCGGCAAGATAATCCATTTAATATACGATTCCATTGGAGTTAATTGATTTTACtacaaaatgtcatcattttttaaatggtggtGTGATTTAGAAATCTTTATAAAAGTCTCTCCCAtaaattatacaatatttacctgCAGTGACAGCAACTctggtttatggtctcaatctctagtttcaagtcttcttcaatacagcacgatgtttatctagtaaatgatggtccatttagagtcaaatagaccatacgtatgctttagggcgggctcactgtgattgacagtacGCCGTCTCTATGTCtttcctccgcattccaaatatgatAACTTTCAGTTCAGTAGATGGCGAAGTCGAAAGGCTTCATAACATCCGTTACGTCACAGTGACTCcgtccacttcttacagtctatgGGTGGGAAGTGGGGAGGAGGCCATTGCACCCTGGACCGATACGGCGTTGCAGCCCAAGATGGTGTCTGGTAttgtgtattataatataaatatatttctcatAGTTGATGGTCAATTTGCCACACGTATACATTACTTGCTCCAGCTATTTACCGGTGAATTACCAACATGTAAGTACATCTAACTTGTTTGGATgggttttgttttaattgtagATCTTTTTATATTAAATGCACTTTAAGAGCTGCTCATTGTGATTTTGAGGTTAACGTCCAAACTGGtggtggggggcggggcctcgaTGCTTTTGACCACGTTTGACCATGTGACCTTCTTTATCTCCAATCATTCTCCTGCACcacctcttttctcttctccatctcctgcttCCAAACCTtgtgtccccctcctcctccacaccgAGGATAACCACAGGAGGTGAACTTCAAGAAGCTCAGGAAGACAAAGCAATTCCATGAAAAGatggattcccccccccccaaaaaaaagaaacaacaaagaaaaaaagccaccaAAACCGCAGGCTGTTTAGTTTTCACACAGCGAAGCAAATCATTTGCAGAGACATGACGGACACATTTGTAGGTGTTTTCTCAAGTGGCTATTCTCGTAAAATCAGCTGGCAGCCATCGCCTGAGGCCAGTGGTCTGAACAATCAGTGCACTGCAGATGTGTCAGTGGTCGGCTTTCTGAGAGCACGTTGCATTCATTTTCACATCATAGAGAGAtatgacatttgtgtttttttcatctgAACGCTATGCACTttctattgtttttatgtttggcTTTATTTTAGAAGCAAAGACTGTAAATGGGGGAACTTTGGCTCCCAAGGCACTCCACACTTGTATTTGAGAGACCTTATCCAAGACGTGGGTGTCTCCTGTACGAACAGAGTGCAAGCATCTCATGTCATATCTTTCCTTCCTTACTTTTGTGACCGCTGtagtaatataattatataaatatttagtttaggcTCTTGAATCCTGATATTCCAACCACTTCTTATGTCTTTTGCATCCAGGAATCCAGACTTCTCTGGATTCTTTGTCTCATTACTGTAAGACCCTGTATGTGTTGACATAttacattcttcttctttttccccgTGCTATTTGAAGTGTGCTGGCTTGCCCTTCTTAATGGCTATAACAGAGACGCAACGATCCGACACCCCACAGAAGATAAACACCTCCGTGACACTGGATCTTCAGCCTAAGGGGGAACAGATTTAGGACCACATCATGGGTATCGATTGTGGGCCGCGTAGGAAAGACTGCCAGAGCAGCTTTATTGTGATAAGAGCCGAGCCGCTGCAGATTAATTAGGACGTTGTGACATCTAAGCTGTCTAACCCACGCTGGCCCAGTGGCACACTAACTCCTTTTTACAGCAGaagcatatacacacacacacacacacacacacacaaactaatctACACTGCCCCGTAGATGTGCTCATTATTATGTAATTAGAATTCACACTAGTCAGCAGGCACAaggccatacacacacacatgcacacacacactccactacCTAATATTAGCTCATTATCCACCGGagcaccgagagagagagagagaggttagaCTTGTGTGCACCAGGCTGCGATTGCATAAGGGGAGGTGAACTGCCAGATACAGGTTGCAGCCAGGACCACATATGGGCATGTGTTCCTGTCTGCAACACACACTGTCCTGTCTTGTGTTGTACATTGATGCgtggtgtctgtctctgcagtcaagtaagtgtgtgtgtgtgagtgtgtgagtgcacaCGAGAGGGAGCGAGCGAGAGAAAATTAGTGTATTTTTAGGTTGGCCTTCGATGCGGTGGGACTCCACACTACAGGGTCgagccaaccccccccccaccccccccccccccccccccccccttccccctccacccccttgCGTTACCAAGGAAACACGCTGCATCCCTGCAATCCGAGGAGAACAACCAAGTTTAAccgttgttgttcttttttttttacctgcggCCAGGAGCAAGATCTCTGCGGCCCTTCATTGCAGCTGTACGCACCGGCGTGgagttcacacacacgcacacacacacacaaacacacacacacgcacacacacgcacacactcacacaaagatATACACTCGTCCGTAATAGGGAGCTTCAGCGACGTTAAAAGGACAGCTCGCAATCTAGATTGATCGACGGCACTACAGGTATTTCTttgtaaacatttgtttatgCAAACATCTCTCCAGTATAAATATGTCTGTGTGCTTATGCATTTAAACCCGAGACtaaacatcaaaacaaaactgGTTGGAGAGGGGCCACTTCCTGTCAGGACCCTGTTTGGAGACGGGCCACTTCCTGTCAGGACCCTGTTTGGAGACGGGCCACTTCCTGTCAGGACCCAGTTTGGAGACGGGCCACTTCCTGTCAGGACCCTGTTTGGAGACGGGCCACTTCCTGTCAGGACCCTGTTTGGAGACGGGCCACTTCCTGTCAGGACCCTGGTCGGAAAGGGGACGAACCCACCAACTAACGCGGGGAGGTGATGGTTTGGAACTTGAGGTCGTTACAGTTCCTCGAAACCGGACGGAAGAGGAAGGCAGGGGCCCACATGACGAGGCTGACTTCTGAGAAGCATGTGGCCCCGAGGCCCTCTGGACGGGAGAGATAAGGACCGTCTGTTCACTATtctgcttttttctttgtgtcattTCCATATTTTGAAATCTAGAGCTTGTCCTTCCTTTTTTACTTTCATTGTTGGTCagcgtgcagtgtgtgtggCTCTACTGGGGTGCACATTATGATGATGAGAGCACATATTCATACTTTGCAGCGTTCTTCTTGCTTGTATCagagcgccctctgctggtttAAATCTGTCTTTTAGACACAACGGGCAAAAAGGGCAAAAGCTTTCACTAATATGGCACCGTGACATTTTCCCATTAGGTTGtctgaaaatgtttgttttgaatatgcaaatgaggcattctCTTATTAAACCTGTGCCAATATGCAAGCAGAACAGTCTGAAAGCGTCAAAATGCTTATATTTACTACTTACTTATACTTACATTTTGTATATCTCTTTTTATAActacgttttttaaaaatatttatcatCTCTTTTGTCATGAATTGTACTTTTGAAAGCCAAACTGTGTGTATGAAACTggtatttaaaagaagaaaaaaagggaagacacagagaagaggagggccCTTTCCAGTAACTCCACACGGCAGTTCCTCTTTCTGTAAAAGTCAAACTTTCAAAacagtcctcttcctctttttttgttttgttttgttgtgtgccATTTAACAGTCCTACACAtaagcccccctccccccttccagTGTCAGAATGACCTCTCACGCTGACCTCTCACTCACACAACGATCAAACGCCAAGCCGACGGAGTCCGGGCGCGTGGTGTCGGTGACGGTGCTCGCCGTGTGTCACTCACCTCCCTCTGTGCCCGTTAACCGAGCTGACGTGGCCCCTCGGGACCCCTGGAGGGTGGAATTTCCCTCCTTGTGAACCTGTACAAAAGGGGAATTCAGTTTTCTCCGTTTATTATTgctttatttcatgttttgacTGATTTCACATTTCTGCATGTGAAATAGTTGGTGGAAAAGGCTGATTGACCTCACTAACCCTCAGAGGACATTTGACGGGTGCCGGCTGTCAGAGAGCCAAATGTCAGAGTGAGTGTGTATTACATATATCTGTTTACACCAGGGATGTGAAACATGTGGCCCGAGGGCAAGAACCGGCCCTCGACAGGGGGTCCGATCCGGCCGGCTGGATGACTTTTGTGAAGTGTGACAATTGCAGAGAAGTCATTTAATTCAAATTGTTGAATGAAATGTTCTTATTTGCCCACTGGGGGGTTCGCTGCTCTAGTGAGAGTGGAGGCCCTCGGACACATGGTGCTCACTTACATGTGTACAGTGTCTTGTAGAGAGTCGGGATTCCCAGTAAGAAACGACCAGTTCCCAGTTCCAATCAGCGGCCAATAGGAAGCCAGCGTGCTCGCTGTGTTTACAGCGGCCTCTCGCTGCTCAAGGAGCAACATTAATCATGGAGAAAAATATACAAGAAGGTGCTTCTTTTCACTATAGGAAAAGGGAAACATTTGGACGTGATGGTATACGTTGTCAAGCGATGGTTTTACTGGTCCACTTGAGATTAAATTGGGCGGTATGTGAGCCATGAACTGAAGGTGTTGGGAGCATGAATCATCACATGTGTAGGTTTAGTCGAGTAGCACTGTAGGTTGAGCCTCCAGgaaatgaatgaatcaatgtgACGATGTCCTCTACAgtggtggactgtgtgtgtgtgtctgtgtgtgtgtgtgtctgtgtgtgtgtgtgtctgtgtgtgtgtgtgtgtgtctgtgtgtgtgtgtgtgtgtgtgtgtgtgtgtgtgtgtgtgtgtctgtgtgtgtgtgtgtgtgtgtgtgtgtgtctgtgtgtgtgtgtgtgtgtgtgtgtgtgtgtgtgtgtgtgtgtgcgtgtgtgtgcatttaacGCGGCAGGTCCTGTCACTTCAATTTCTCAGCTCTGCTACTCTTCTCCTCTAAGATTATAAAAGAGAGGGATACCTGCCAAGatgccacacacatacacacacacacacacacacacacacacacacacacacacacacacacacacagggacacacacacacagacaggcctgATCTTAACAAACAGCAGAAGAGCCCTTTTATTCAGCGCTCAGGGCCTTGACCCCCCCATGCTGTCTTTCAGCCGAGCGTGAATCCTGGCCCGGTAAACAGAGCTTCTTTCACGGGGTGCCCCCCCTTCcctgtgcccccccccttccctgtCAGCACGACGCCGAGGAGCCGGCTGGTGGAAACGGAGCAGGACCGATGACCGATGCCTGACTCGGCCTCCTGGAGAGCTGGGGGCATGTGTTACACGGTGTGTgccgcccccccgccccccttgtTATGGGTCATCTTGTAAAGCCAACAGTCTGAGAAGTAGAGGTTTTCCTAAAGTTGCACTTACAGCTAACCTTATACTGTTAGTCATTCAAAGAGCTGAATGGAAACgatataacataataacatatgtatgtattattattattattattatcattatgatctaattattaattatcagtatttattttttacatgtattgcatgtattttttgcaggagtgtgtgtgtgtgtgtgtgtgtgtgtgtgtgtgtgtgtatgtgtgtgtgagcgtgctgTGGGCTATTACTCCAGATATCATCACTGTCATCCATGGATCAAACTCAGGGAATTAAAAGCCTTTCCCTGAGTTTATTAACTTGTTTGGTTAAACACAATCCTCAAGTTCGTTATGATTATCAGAGCTATCTAGATAACGAGGAATCCATTTCTGAACTGGGTGCTGTACAGGTGCAAAGGTTGTAACCATCTTCCCGACACAAATCTTAGAAATGGGTGTAATTAAGGTGATAATGATTATAATCAAAATGATGCCTCCATTTCTCAATACCAACTTGGCTAAGATGATATTCTATATTAACCGCACGCAGCCTTATCTATTGTGGAGAGTGAACAATTATTCTTGTCCCATTGTTCGGCTGGGCAGTGAAAAACTATTTTTTCGACTAGTGAGGTAAAAGGGCTGGTATCTGGGCTGTGTTTGCAATTCATAGGTCAGGAACGGTATCATTACTAAAATCAGATGTTCACCTATATGCTGGTTGTCAAAGAGGATCGGGAGAGACACCTTTAtgttctggggcacacctgctcacacacctttatgttctggggcacacctgctcacacacctttatgttctggggcacacctgctcacacacctttatgttctgcggcacacctgctcacacacctttaagttctggggcacacctgctcacacacctttatgttctggggcacacctgctcacacacctttatgttctggggaacacctgctcacatacctttatgttcTGGggaacacctgctcacatacctttatgttctggggcacacctgctcacacacctttatgttctggggcacacctgctcacatacctttatgttcTGGggaacacctgctcacatacctttatgttctggggcacacctgctcacacacctttatgttctggggcacacctgctcacacacctttatgttctggggaacacctgctcacataccgtTATGTTCTGGGGAACACCTGCTCACACCTTTATGTTCTgcggcacacctgctcacacacctttatgttctgcggcacacctgctcacacacctttatgttctggggaacacctgctcacacacctttatgttctgcggaacacctgctcacacctttatgttctggggcacacctgctcacataccgttatgttctggggcacacctgctcacacacctttatgttctgcggcacacctgctcacacacctttatgttctggggaacacctgctcacacacctttatgttctgcggcacacctgctcacataccgttatgttctggggcacacctgctcacacacctttatgttctgcggcacacctgctcacataccgttatgttctggggcacacctgctcacacacctttatgttctgcggcacacctgctcacacacctttatgttctggggaacacctgctcacataccgttatgttctggggcacacctgctcacataccgttatgttctggggcacacctgctcacacacctttatgttcTAGGGCACACCTTTTGTGAATATATTCTGCTGCGATTGCAGTCTACCTTTTTAATTCTTGGACAATGTTATGTTTTTCTTGGAGGCTAAATTTAGCGCACTTGGCTCTGTGTTTGGTGTCAAAACGGCGACGTTGTGTTCTTCATCACCGACACTGCCTCACAACACAGAAGACTTACCGGTTTGTCTCCTTGAAGCACAAACATGTATCACTTTCCCATCTTCTTTAAATGGCCTTCCCTCTGCATCAATCTCTCTCTTCTTGGACAATTTGAGATTATTTGTCGATCTTTTTCAACTTAATCACTTGTCTTTAGTTAAACGCCGACATGGAAACATTGCTTTGCACCGCTACCCCTGCACTAATATTAGTGCCAAGGCTGTGGGCACCGGCCGGTCTCAGCAGAAGCCCCAACCTCGTCTGATGGTGTGTGTCTCCTGCAGAAACAACACATTCACCTCTTCTTCGGTCCAGACTTCATACATCAAAGCCCTTTTGTTCTGATCTCTCCCACCGTTAATGTTTATAGACCCTATTTGAAGGCCTTGCATGGAGGCGCCAGAGAAGAGAACCAGGCCAGATGTAACAAGCAGAGAACAGTACAGGAAAGAGAAAATAGTGTGAGATACATAATCATTTACTTTGACCCGCGGCCGTGTCAGCAGAGCCGGCCAAACACGCAAAACGTTTGTGTCCGACAACCCCAAACTCAACACACTTGTTTTTGATTTTACTGTCTTTGGTGTGCACTTTACCCTTCGCTGCTGCaatgtaaatgtccccactgcgggaataataaaggattatcttatcttaagcGTTGTTTGAATTTGTTATAAGGAGAGAtagaatatatttgtatatttatacatatatatgtatatatacatatatatatgtatataatatacatgtatattaacACCTCTCAGTAGTAGTTTAATCGTATTATTTAACTATTGAATTCTAATCTTATTTTTACCTCAACATGTATGATGTGTTGTTTAGTATGTGTTTTGTCAACTGTGGACAAACGTATGAAATTATTTCAATATCTTTCATCGATAAGATCTTAGGAACATGTTCAAATCAAACTCGTTTACACTGTTGTTCGTATTTCTGTCAAAGTGAAACGTGAAATGTTTCATAATCTATGCACAACATCATTTTGTTCAACAATAGTTGTGGTTCTTTGTGGATTATAATGTATCACCACaacacatataaaacatatatcaACTACcctccccaccacacacacacacacacacacacacacacacacacacacacacacacacacagacacacacaaacacgcccTTACAgtaagtgaaagtgaaagtgaaggaggccaacaggagaaaagagacacGGAGGACGTGGTAAGGTCGAAACATTTCACTCTTCGCTGATTTCTCTTCTAAAAACACGAACAGTAAGTTAAAGTTACTTATTCCAGTTATTAGTATCTATTCATTCTGCTCACTGTACAGTACTTTATGAAATAACACATTGTGAAAAGTTATAAACTAATTATTGTATTCCTGTAGTACTTGTTGAAGACGCGGAAGAGTGTgctgaatttaaaaataaataaaaaccaccATCTCgaatgaaaaataattgtttctTTGTTAACAAAGAACTTCGCCCCTCTTTTCCggttgagagagaaagagagagagagagacgatggTCGAGCGAGTTAGAGAGTGAGTGAAGAGAGGGAGCGTCATCGCTGGCTGTGGGAAGCTGCTTCCTGCCGAGTCACTTCCGGTGTTCGTGACCGGGTCTGTTGCTTTCTGAGAGGAGGAGACCTCTGCTCCGTACAAGCTATATATTGTACGTTTAAATAATTAGAGAGTGTGACGACACTAAAATATGAGTTAAATGTCTTACACATTTATGGAAAATAATcatgttgaatattattatatataaaatatattatatgtattttattacaaaacATTCAGCCTTTAATTCTTAGATATTGTTAAGGTTGTTTTAATGAGTCACATTATTCCAGttaaaattaaacaataatttAAGATGATCAAAGAAATAGTTTTGCATCCATTTTTCCAGTATTTGGATCAATTAGCTGAGGAACGCCAAATCTTGCGAGCTAAagctattattttattttaaatcaagttATATCTAAGTATCAGAACAGACTCTGTTCCAGATACATAAAATGACTCAAAACCTCATCATCCCTCATCATTCCATGTTAGACCCGTTTAGAAAATGATCCTCTGTGTTCTTCACCACGATAGATGAACTTATGTTGTGAACAGTGATTTGTACTTTTAGAAGACTTCATATATATCAAATGTTCTTGATGCTCGTTggcctttttaaagtgttgacATTATTCTTCATTATCTTATTTACTGATGCAGCTATTTaataatgaagagagagagagatagaaagtaAGAGAGCGTCATTATTGTCTGTGGGGCATACATGCTCTTTTTTGGCCTCATAAACATCCAGAACAGAAAAATCAATTTGAGCTCATGTGTCTCTTCATATCTGAAAACAACTAAAAGACAAATGTACAATATTGATGGACATTATTCTCTTTCAGTGTCAAACACAAGGAGAATTGTCACCCTGGGAAAAACTGGAGTTGGGAAAAGCAGCGTGGCTAACACCATATCTGGAGGTCAACTGTTCCAGATCGGACACAGTGTGAACTCTGAAACCAGACAATGTCAAGCAGCAACTACATATGTCAATGGAAGAAACATCACTTTGATTGACACTCCTGGTTTATTCGACACAAATCGATCTGAGGAAGAGCTGAAGTCTGAAATATTGAGGTGCGTCACAGGGTTCACTCCTGGGCCTCATGCCTTTCTCATTGTGCTCAAAGTGGAGAGATTCACCGAGCAGGAGCAGGCTGTCATCAATAAAATACACCGATACTTTTCTAATGAAGTGTTCAAGTATGCGACAGTTCTCTTTACTCATGGTGACCGGCTCCTCGAAGGACAGACCATTGAGGACTTTATCCGTGGTAATACGCTTGTGAGGGATCTGGTGAAGAAGTGCGGAGGCCGCTGCCACGTCATCGATAATAAATACTGGAAGAACAACCAGCATGATGAATACAGGAACAACCAGGTCCAAGTGAGGGAGCTCCTCAACACAATAGATGAGATGATTGAGGAAAACCAAGGAAGATGGTACACCAATGAGATGCTACAACCTCTGAGGGATCCATTCATATTGATTGCAGGTGTTTGCAGGTGTTGCAGGTGCTGCATTGTTGGGACTTTTCCTTGGTCAAAGATGAGGGAAGACGAAAGTGTAACAGCAGCATCAGGGCTGTTTATTGGCACGAATCTGGCAATGGGATATTTATAATGGGGTTACAAGTCAATATATTGAAGTACATAAATTACAATACTAT is part of the Cyclopterus lumpus isolate fCycLum1 chromosome 7, fCycLum1.pri, whole genome shotgun sequence genome and harbors:
- the LOC117733631 gene encoding GTPase IMAP family member 7-like, translated to MSNTRRIVTLGKTGVGKSSVANTISGGQLFQIGHSVNSETRQCQAATTYVNGRNITLIDTPGLFDTNRSEEELKSEILRCVTGFTPGPHAFLIVLKVERFTEQEQAVINKIHRYFSNEVFKYATVLFTHGDRLLEGQTIEDFIRGNTLVRDLVKKCGGRCHVIDNKYWKNNQHDEYRNNQVQVRELLNTIDEMIEENQGRWYTNEMLQPLRDPFILIAE